The proteins below come from a single Microbacterium sp. SLBN-154 genomic window:
- a CDS encoding GuaB1 family IMP dehydrogenase-related protein: MEFYGEKPQVDLTYSDVFLVPRHSAITSRLDVDLAPADGTPATLPLVSANMNSVTGARLAATLARRGGLGVLPQDLPLQELDAAIRWVKAQPVPWDTPLVLPSSATVADAARLLPATEGHGIVVSDAPAGRVHIDDVLGVVPARRLGSALPDARLGDLARGHAASIDADDVDDARHAFDLIVDADAETVCVLHHGFVVGTLSRRSALRTTLYRPAVDASGRLAVAAAVGINGDVAAKARALVAAGVDVLVVDTAHGHQDGMLRALRAVSAEDLGVPVVAGNIVTADGVADLIDAGATILKVGVGPGAMCTTRMMTAVGRPQFSAVLETAEAARARGAHVWADGGVRYPRDVALALAAGAASVMIGSWFAGTIEAPGELLRDDAGRAYKESWGMASTKAVQERFGRLDPYERARKELFAEGISSSKIYLDPLRPGLEDLLDMITSGVRSSFTYAGAHTVAQFHERARVGLQSAAGYEEGKALPVSW, translated from the coding sequence ATGGAGTTCTACGGCGAGAAACCGCAGGTCGACCTCACCTATTCGGACGTGTTCCTGGTTCCACGCCACTCGGCGATCACGAGCCGCCTCGACGTCGACCTCGCCCCGGCCGACGGCACACCGGCGACCCTGCCGCTGGTGTCCGCGAACATGAACTCCGTGACCGGGGCGCGGCTGGCGGCCACGCTCGCGCGACGGGGCGGACTGGGAGTCCTGCCGCAGGATCTGCCGCTGCAGGAGCTCGACGCGGCGATCCGCTGGGTCAAGGCGCAGCCGGTGCCGTGGGACACGCCGCTCGTGCTGCCCTCGTCGGCGACCGTCGCCGACGCCGCCCGGCTCCTGCCGGCCACCGAGGGACACGGCATCGTCGTCAGCGACGCACCCGCCGGCCGCGTGCACATCGACGACGTGCTCGGCGTGGTGCCCGCCCGCAGGCTGGGGTCGGCGCTGCCCGATGCGCGCCTGGGCGACCTCGCCCGCGGACATGCGGCGTCGATCGACGCGGACGACGTCGACGACGCACGTCATGCTTTCGATCTCATCGTCGACGCGGACGCCGAGACGGTCTGCGTGCTGCACCACGGCTTCGTCGTCGGCACCCTGTCGCGCCGCAGTGCGTTGCGCACCACGCTCTACCGGCCTGCGGTCGACGCGTCGGGGCGTCTCGCTGTCGCCGCGGCGGTGGGTATCAACGGCGATGTGGCCGCCAAGGCCCGCGCGCTCGTGGCGGCCGGTGTCGACGTCCTCGTCGTCGACACCGCGCACGGGCACCAGGACGGCATGCTCCGGGCCCTCCGCGCGGTGTCGGCCGAGGACCTCGGCGTGCCCGTCGTCGCGGGCAACATCGTCACTGCGGACGGGGTCGCAGACCTCATCGACGCGGGTGCGACGATCCTGAAGGTCGGCGTCGGCCCCGGTGCGATGTGCACCACCCGAATGATGACGGCGGTCGGTCGCCCGCAGTTCTCGGCCGTCCTCGAGACCGCCGAGGCGGCGCGGGCCCGCGGAGCGCACGTGTGGGCCGACGGCGGGGTGCGCTACCCGCGCGACGTCGCTCTCGCGCTCGCGGCCGGGGCGGCCTCGGTCATGATCGGCTCCTGGTTCGCGGGCACCATCGAGGCCCCGGGGGAGCTCCTGCGGGATGATGCGGGCCGGGCGTATAAGGAGTCGTGGGGCATGGCATCGACCAAAGCGGTGCAGGAGCGCTTCGGGCGGCTCGATCCCTACGAACGGGCACGCAAGGAACTCTTCGCCGAGGGGATCTCGTCATCGAAGATCTACCTCGACCCCCTCCGCCCGGGCCTGGAAGACCTCCTCGACATGATCACCTCGGGCGTGCGATCGTCCTTCACCTACGCGGGAGCGCACACCGTGGCTCAGTTCCACGAGCGCGCCCGCGTGGGCCTGCAGTCCGCCGCCGGTTACGAGGAGGGCAAGGCGCTCCCCGTCAGCTGGTGA
- a CDS encoding aldehyde dehydrogenase family protein codes for MSTVTDSATTTLIDPDVFAGLIHIDGAWVPGEGGQIASVEPATGETLAMVGMAGPADVARAAEGAARAQREWAATPHPVRAGVLRKAAQLWEQHTEEIMGWNVREVGAIPPLAGFALHVTAAECYEAASLPSAPLGSILASEEPRLSLAQQVPVGVVGVISPFNVPLILGIRAVAPALALGNAVLLKPDPRTVITGGVSMVRIFEEAGLPKGLLQLVPGGAEVGEAMVADPRVRVVAFTGSTRAGRAVGELAGRHLTRAHLELGGNSAFVIREDADVDKAVNLATWGAFLHQGQICMTVGRHIVHESLFDAYVEKLAAKAESMVVGDPAAGQVHLGPLIDEVQRDRVHTLVQDAVAQGATLAAGGTYDDLFYRPTVLANPPKDAAAYCDEVFGPVASVVSFATDEEAVALASDTEYGLSLGIVTADAMAGWEMAQRIPSGIVHVNDQTVNDEANAPFGGVGASGTGSRHGGAQANIDAFTETRWITIRREPGQYPL; via the coding sequence ATGTCGACCGTCACCGATTCCGCCACCACCACCCTGATCGACCCCGACGTCTTCGCGGGGCTCATCCACATCGACGGCGCCTGGGTGCCGGGCGAGGGAGGACAGATCGCCTCGGTCGAGCCCGCGACCGGCGAGACGCTCGCGATGGTCGGGATGGCGGGCCCCGCCGATGTCGCGAGAGCAGCCGAGGGCGCCGCACGCGCGCAGCGCGAGTGGGCCGCGACGCCGCATCCGGTGCGAGCCGGCGTCCTTCGCAAGGCCGCGCAGCTGTGGGAGCAGCACACCGAGGAGATCATGGGCTGGAACGTCCGCGAGGTCGGCGCGATCCCGCCTCTCGCCGGCTTCGCCCTGCACGTGACGGCAGCGGAGTGCTACGAGGCGGCGTCCCTCCCCTCGGCGCCGCTCGGGTCGATCCTCGCCAGCGAGGAGCCTCGACTGTCCCTGGCGCAGCAGGTTCCGGTCGGGGTGGTCGGGGTCATCTCGCCCTTCAATGTGCCGCTGATCCTCGGCATCCGCGCCGTCGCCCCCGCACTCGCTCTCGGCAACGCCGTGCTGCTCAAGCCCGACCCCCGCACCGTCATCACCGGCGGGGTCAGCATGGTGCGCATCTTCGAGGAGGCGGGCCTTCCGAAGGGACTGCTGCAGCTGGTGCCCGGCGGCGCCGAGGTGGGCGAGGCGATGGTCGCCGACCCGCGCGTGCGGGTCGTGGCGTTCACCGGCTCCACGCGCGCCGGCCGCGCGGTGGGCGAACTCGCCGGACGCCATCTCACCCGCGCGCACCTCGAGCTCGGCGGCAACTCCGCCTTCGTGATCCGCGAGGACGCCGATGTCGACAAAGCGGTCAACCTCGCCACCTGGGGGGCCTTCCTCCACCAGGGTCAGATCTGCATGACCGTGGGCCGGCACATCGTGCACGAGTCGCTGTTTGACGCCTATGTGGAGAAGCTCGCGGCCAAGGCCGAGTCGATGGTCGTCGGCGACCCCGCGGCGGGGCAGGTGCACTTGGGCCCCCTCATCGACGAGGTCCAGCGCGACCGCGTGCACACGCTCGTCCAGGACGCCGTCGCGCAGGGAGCGACCCTGGCCGCAGGCGGCACCTACGACGACCTCTTCTACCGCCCGACGGTGCTCGCGAATCCGCCCAAGGACGCCGCCGCCTACTGCGACGAGGTCTTCGGTCCGGTCGCGTCAGTGGTGTCGTTCGCGACCGACGAGGAGGCTGTCGCTCTCGCCTCCGACACCGAGTACGGGCTGTCGCTGGGCATCGTGACCGCCGACGCGATGGCCGGGTGGGAGATGGCGCAGCGCATCCCCTCGGGGATCGTGCACGTGAACGATCAGACCGTGAACGACGAGGCCAACGCTCCGTTCGGCGGCGTCGGCGCCTCGGGCACCGGATCGCGTCACGGCGGCGCGCAGGCGAACATCGACGCGTTCACCGAGACCCGCTGGATCACGATCCGGCGGGAGCCGGGTCAGTACCCGCTGTGA
- a CDS encoding hemolysin family protein, with the protein MDYVMLGVGLLLTVGTGLFVASEFALVNLDRADLEARREAGESRLSLTISALRITSTHLSSAQLGITLTTLLTGYTMEPAISNLLRPVLIGWGWPEGVVVALSSIIGVSIATVFSMIIGELVPKNFALAVPRQTAKLVMPFQVAFTTVFRPAIRLLNGSANAVLRALGIEPKEELSGARTAEELSSLVRRSASAGVLEKDTASLLDRSLNFARLTAADVMTPRPSIHALSSSENADDVIQLARRTGHSRFPVTGESMDDITGIVHLKAAIGVPRERRADVPAAALASEVLRVPEAVHLDALVSELRARGYQMAVVVDEYGGTAGVVTLEDLVEEIVGEVLDEHDRRRAGIVRGSGYVSFPGELRPDEVRDRTGIRIPEGDVYDTVGGFIMSVLERIPAVGDTVSIEDGDLEVQRMDGRRVDRVRFTPAVVAAHTEAGGEGR; encoded by the coding sequence ATGGATTACGTCATGTTGGGCGTGGGGCTCCTGCTGACCGTCGGCACCGGGCTGTTCGTCGCGAGCGAGTTCGCGCTGGTCAACCTCGACCGTGCCGATCTCGAGGCCCGCCGGGAGGCCGGGGAGTCGCGGCTGTCGCTGACCATCAGCGCGCTGCGCATCACCTCGACGCACCTCTCCAGCGCCCAGCTGGGCATCACCCTGACGACGCTGCTGACCGGTTACACGATGGAGCCCGCCATCTCCAACCTGCTGCGTCCGGTTCTGATCGGCTGGGGATGGCCCGAGGGTGTGGTCGTGGCGTTGTCCTCGATCATCGGCGTCTCGATCGCCACGGTGTTCTCGATGATCATCGGCGAGCTGGTCCCGAAGAACTTCGCGTTGGCCGTCCCGCGCCAGACCGCCAAGCTCGTGATGCCCTTCCAAGTGGCCTTCACCACCGTCTTCCGCCCCGCCATCCGGCTCCTCAACGGCAGCGCCAATGCGGTGCTGCGCGCCCTCGGCATCGAGCCCAAGGAGGAGCTGTCGGGCGCGCGGACGGCCGAAGAGCTGTCGAGTCTCGTCCGTCGTTCGGCGAGCGCGGGGGTTCTGGAGAAGGACACCGCGAGCCTGCTGGACCGCAGTCTGAACTTCGCCCGGCTCACCGCGGCCGACGTGATGACGCCCCGGCCCAGCATCCATGCCCTGTCGTCCTCCGAGAATGCGGACGATGTCATCCAGCTCGCCCGTCGGACGGGTCACTCACGCTTTCCCGTCACGGGGGAGTCGATGGACGACATCACCGGCATCGTGCACCTGAAGGCCGCCATCGGGGTGCCGCGGGAGCGACGTGCCGACGTGCCGGCGGCGGCACTGGCGAGCGAGGTCCTGCGCGTGCCCGAGGCGGTGCACCTCGACGCCCTCGTCTCGGAGCTGCGGGCTCGGGGCTATCAGATGGCGGTCGTCGTCGACGAGTACGGCGGCACCGCGGGCGTGGTCACCCTCGAAGACCTCGTGGAGGAGATCGTCGGCGAGGTGCTCGACGAGCACGACCGCCGCCGCGCCGGCATTGTGCGGGGGAGCGGATACGTGAGCTTCCCGGGCGAACTGCGCCCTGACGAGGTGCGCGACCGCACCGGCATCCGCATCCCCGAGGGAGACGTGTACGACACCGTGGGCGGATTCATCATGAGCGTCCTCGAGCGCATCCCCGCCGTCGGCGACACCGTGAGCATCGAGGACGGCGACCTGGAGGTGCAGCGGATGGACGGCCGCCGCGTCGACCGGGTGCGCTTCACCCCGGCGGTCGTTGCCGCCCACACCGAGGCGGGGGGTGAGGGCCGATGA
- a CDS encoding hemolysin family protein, giving the protein MSDWAGIAWLVVLLLGNAFFVGAEFAVISARRSQIEPLAEKGVRAARTALYAMEHATLMLATSQLGITICSLLILNVSEPAIHHLLEEPLALTGLPEGLVDAIAFAIALVLVSYLHVVFGEMVPKNLAFSVPDRAVLMLAAPLVWVSKVFHPVIFTLNWIANHIVRLFRVEPKDEAASTFTLEEVATIVNQSRIEGVLDDAAGTVAAVMEFTDKKAKDIAVPLADLVTLPETTTPGDIERAVARHGFSRYVIVGADGAPVGYVHLKDILRVAEGPDAAVDTPIPAKRIHHMVPVQETTDLEDALALMRRDGRHLAQVRDQGGTITAVLFLEDVIEELVGEVQDATRRRR; this is encoded by the coding sequence ATGAGCGATTGGGCCGGAATCGCCTGGCTGGTCGTGCTGCTCCTCGGCAACGCGTTCTTCGTGGGCGCCGAGTTCGCCGTGATCTCGGCGCGGCGCTCGCAGATCGAGCCGCTGGCCGAGAAGGGCGTGCGGGCTGCTCGCACCGCTCTGTACGCCATGGAGCACGCGACCCTGATGCTGGCGACATCGCAGCTGGGCATCACCATCTGTTCGCTGTTGATCCTGAACGTCTCCGAACCCGCCATCCACCACCTGCTCGAAGAGCCGCTGGCGCTCACGGGACTGCCCGAGGGGCTCGTCGATGCGATCGCCTTCGCCATCGCGCTGGTGCTGGTGTCGTACCTCCACGTCGTTTTCGGGGAGATGGTGCCGAAGAACCTCGCCTTCTCGGTGCCCGATCGCGCGGTGCTCATGCTCGCCGCCCCGTTGGTGTGGGTGTCCAAGGTCTTCCACCCGGTGATCTTCACGCTCAACTGGATCGCCAACCACATCGTGCGGCTGTTCCGGGTGGAGCCGAAGGACGAGGCCGCCTCGACGTTCACGCTCGAGGAGGTCGCCACGATCGTCAACCAGTCGCGCATCGAGGGCGTGCTGGACGACGCGGCGGGAACGGTCGCGGCGGTGATGGAGTTTACCGACAAGAAGGCGAAGGACATCGCCGTGCCGCTGGCCGACCTCGTGACCCTTCCCGAGACCACCACGCCCGGCGACATCGAGCGGGCCGTCGCCCGGCACGGCTTCTCGCGGTACGTCATCGTCGGCGCCGACGGCGCCCCCGTGGGCTACGTGCACCTCAAGGACATCCTTCGGGTGGCCGAGGGCCCGGATGCCGCGGTGGACACCCCGATCCCGGCCAAACGCATCCACCACATGGTGCCGGTGCAGGAGACCACCGACCTCGAGGACGCCCTCGCGCTCATGCGCCGCGACGGCCGCCACCTCGCTCAGGTGCGGGATCAGGGCGGCACCATCACCGCGGTCCTCTTCCTCGAGGACGTCATCGAAGAGCTCGTCGGCGAGGTGCAGGACGCGACGCGGCGCCGTCGCTGA
- a CDS encoding ADP-dependent NAD(P)H-hydrate dehydratase produces MSTWDLPATAAELHAPTDTDDKYRRGVVGIRTGSDQYPGAAVLGVEAAWRTGVGMVRYLGPDRPTALVLHRRPETVTSSGRVQAWLIGSGTDAATRPRGEVSALRDILSRPEPVVLDAGALDLVADGAREGGVRVLTPHDREHDRLREAFGLAPLGPDAGDRRVDGAVETARRTGAVVVLKGARTIVAEPEGWHVLVAQEGTSWLATAGTGDVLAGVLGAVVAGAAAREERAGSAGDGAGAAEPGLVPWARRAAAAVWLHQRAGARAAEWAAGGAGRRGGPVTALDVAGALPAVVAEALAG; encoded by the coding sequence ATGAGCACCTGGGATCTGCCCGCCACCGCGGCCGAGCTGCACGCCCCCACCGACACCGACGACAAGTACCGGCGGGGCGTCGTCGGGATCCGCACGGGCTCGGACCAGTACCCCGGTGCCGCGGTGCTGGGCGTCGAAGCGGCGTGGCGGACGGGTGTCGGCATGGTCCGCTACCTCGGCCCCGACCGGCCCACCGCGCTCGTTCTGCACCGCCGGCCCGAGACGGTCACCTCGAGCGGACGGGTGCAGGCCTGGCTGATCGGGTCGGGAACGGATGCCGCGACGAGGCCCCGCGGCGAGGTGTCGGCGTTGCGCGACATCCTCTCCCGACCCGAACCGGTCGTCCTCGACGCCGGCGCCCTCGACCTCGTCGCCGACGGCGCACGCGAGGGCGGCGTGCGGGTGCTGACCCCGCACGACCGGGAGCACGACAGGCTGCGGGAGGCGTTCGGGCTCGCCCCCCTCGGGCCCGACGCCGGAGACCGGCGCGTCGATGGCGCCGTCGAGACCGCGCGCCGCACCGGCGCGGTCGTGGTGCTCAAGGGCGCGCGCACGATCGTGGCCGAGCCCGAGGGGTGGCACGTCCTGGTCGCGCAGGAGGGCACCTCCTGGCTCGCGACCGCCGGAACCGGCGACGTGCTCGCCGGGGTCCTCGGGGCGGTCGTAGCCGGGGCTGCGGCCCGCGAGGAGCGGGCGGGGAGCGCCGGCGACGGCGCGGGAGCCGCGGAGCCGGGCCTCGTCCCGTGGGCCCGGCGCGCCGCGGCCGCGGTGTGGCTGCACCAGCGCGCGGGGGCGCGGGCCGCCGAGTGGGCGGCCGGGGGTGCGGGGCGGCGTGGCGGCCCCGTCACGGCGCTCGATGTGGCCGGCGCCCTGCCCGCGGTGGTCGCCGAAGCGCTCGCCGGCTGA
- a CDS encoding glycosyltransferase 87 family protein — protein MSKRAVLWVAFVLVHVAVAVLGFLQPNQPMGDVYMVYEPWANRAAAGDGVVGITETWVYPALALLPLLLTHVLAPLWGSYIVAWAVVVTAVDAAAFALLVGRGRSQGRTVAAWFWLVFILALGPVGMYRLDAITVPLAVAGCLWLLTRPWLAALLLAAATWIKVWPAALLLAAVIAVRRRLALVGGAAALSAIVIGVVVAVGGAGHLFGFVFDQTERGLQVEAPVSAFWLWRALAGFGDSRVFYDDEILTWQVTGPGAAAVSDAMTAVMVAAVVVVTTIGALRVRRGIPFLRVFPALALSLVLVFIVTNKVGSPQYLTWIIAPLVVGLVLDRDRWWSPACLALVSAALTQLIYPLWYDRLLGGDPIAVGALTLRNVLLVGLLAWSVALLVRTPRRVPAPAVVDALA, from the coding sequence GTGTCGAAGCGGGCGGTGCTCTGGGTCGCGTTCGTGCTGGTGCACGTCGCGGTGGCGGTGCTCGGCTTCCTCCAGCCCAATCAGCCCATGGGCGACGTGTACATGGTCTACGAGCCGTGGGCGAATCGTGCGGCGGCGGGCGACGGAGTGGTCGGGATCACCGAGACCTGGGTCTACCCCGCCCTGGCCCTTCTCCCCCTCCTCCTCACCCACGTGCTCGCGCCGCTGTGGGGCTCGTACATCGTCGCGTGGGCGGTGGTCGTCACCGCCGTGGATGCTGCGGCCTTCGCGCTCCTCGTCGGGCGCGGCCGCTCGCAGGGCCGGACGGTGGCGGCCTGGTTCTGGCTGGTGTTCATCCTGGCGCTTGGTCCGGTGGGAATGTACCGCCTGGACGCGATCACCGTGCCCCTCGCCGTGGCCGGCTGCCTCTGGCTGCTGACCAGACCCTGGCTCGCGGCGCTGCTCCTGGCCGCGGCGACCTGGATCAAGGTGTGGCCCGCGGCGCTCCTCCTGGCCGCCGTCATCGCCGTGCGCCGTCGCCTCGCGCTCGTCGGCGGTGCCGCGGCGCTCTCGGCGATCGTGATCGGGGTCGTCGTCGCCGTCGGCGGCGCCGGGCACCTGTTCGGCTTCGTCTTCGATCAGACGGAGCGGGGTCTGCAGGTCGAGGCGCCGGTCAGCGCCTTCTGGCTGTGGCGGGCGCTGGCGGGCTTCGGCGACTCCCGGGTGTTCTACGACGACGAGATCCTGACCTGGCAGGTGACCGGTCCAGGTGCTGCCGCCGTGAGCGATGCGATGACCGCCGTGATGGTGGCGGCGGTCGTTGTGGTGACGACGATCGGGGCGCTGCGCGTTCGCCGTGGCATCCCGTTCCTGCGGGTCTTCCCGGCTCTTGCGCTCAGTCTCGTGCTGGTCTTCATCGTGACCAACAAGGTCGGTTCGCCCCAGTACCTCACGTGGATCATCGCGCCCCTCGTCGTCGGGCTCGTTCTCGACCGCGACCGCTGGTGGTCGCCGGCCTGCCTGGCCCTCGTGAGCGCCGCCCTCACTCAGCTCATCTACCCGCTCTGGTACGACCGTCTGCTCGGTGGCGACCCGATCGCCGTCGGCGCGCTGACGCTGCGCAATGTCCTGCTCGTGGGGCTGCTGGCGTGGAGTGTCGCACTGCTCGTGCGAACGCCCCGGCGCGTGCCGGCCCCCGCGGTCGTCGACGCCCTGGCCTGA
- a CDS encoding thiamine-binding protein has product MLVAFSVAPSGTGRSDGSVHDAVAAAVRVVRSSGLPHRTTSMFTEVEGEWDEVMDVVKRATEAVLPFGSRVSLVLKADIRPGRTGEIDAKIDRLERAIGEGSDPHAEA; this is encoded by the coding sequence ATGCTCGTCGCCTTCTCCGTCGCCCCGAGCGGCACCGGCCGCTCGGACGGCTCCGTCCACGACGCCGTCGCCGCCGCCGTCCGTGTGGTGCGCAGCTCTGGGCTGCCGCACCGCACCACGTCGATGTTCACCGAGGTCGAGGGGGAGTGGGACGAGGTGATGGATGTCGTCAAGCGAGCCACCGAGGCGGTCCTGCCCTTCGGCTCGCGGGTGTCGCTCGTGCTCAAGGCCGATATCCGTCCGGGGCGCACGGGCGAGATCGACGCCAAGATCGACCGCCTCGAGCGCGCGATCGGCGAGGGATCCGACCCGCACGCCGAGGCGTGA
- a CDS encoding NUDIX domain-containing protein encodes MTGSATDEPGASSSAAADRLARVLADAAGQSRPRTERDAGDPDVPVAGTAVLLRDTARGVEVLMLERPGRGSFAGAWVFPGGKVEPGDAGGAGADDEEATARRAATRETREEVGLELAGEALATVSLWDPPPGLPLRIRTWFFLAGLRGEAAGEVDGLVLAEGEVTRAEWLRPGEALAAHGRGELVLYPPTWVTLHDLADAESAEQAMRRTRRTGVRRFDTVARRGPEGPVLLWEGDAEFHAPGPGVARHRLEIGSLPWRYLRR; translated from the coding sequence GTGACCGGGTCGGCGACCGACGAGCCGGGAGCGTCGTCGTCCGCTGCCGCCGACCGGCTGGCGCGGGTGCTCGCCGACGCGGCGGGGCAGTCGCGACCGCGCACGGAGCGCGACGCGGGCGACCCCGACGTCCCTGTCGCCGGAACCGCGGTCCTGCTGCGCGACACGGCCCGCGGCGTGGAGGTGCTCATGCTCGAGCGCCCCGGACGGGGATCCTTCGCCGGGGCGTGGGTGTTCCCCGGCGGCAAGGTGGAACCCGGTGACGCCGGTGGTGCGGGAGCGGATGACGAGGAGGCCACGGCTCGACGGGCCGCCACGCGCGAGACCCGTGAGGAAGTGGGCCTCGAACTGGCAGGTGAGGCGCTGGCCACCGTGTCCCTGTGGGACCCGCCCCCGGGCCTGCCGCTGCGAATCCGCACGTGGTTCTTCCTCGCCGGTCTCCGGGGCGAGGCGGCCGGCGAGGTCGACGGTCTCGTCCTCGCCGAAGGGGAGGTCACACGCGCCGAGTGGCTGCGTCCGGGCGAGGCGCTCGCCGCCCACGGACGAGGGGAGCTCGTCCTGTATCCGCCCACCTGGGTGACCCTCCACGACCTCGCTGATGCCGAAAGCGCGGAGCAGGCGATGCGGAGAACCCGGCGGACGGGGGTGCGTCGCTTCGACACCGTGGCCCGGCGGGGACCCGAGGGTCCGGTCCTGCTCTGGGAGGGGGATGCGGAGTTCCACGCGCCCGGTCCGGGCGTCGCCCGGCATCGGCTGGAGATCGGGAGTCTCCCGTGGCGGTATCTGCGTCGCTAG
- the metX gene encoding homoserine O-acetyltransferase MetX: MDWQTSEDTVPSAPVTEADARLLLGRPPVTGAWRDGDPAGDRQFAAFGAFRTEGGTELPGIRIAFETWGELTPARDNAVLILHALTGDSHVTGEAGPGHPTDGWWDDIVGPGRPVDTDRWFVVAPNMLGGCQGSTGPASIAPDGYEWASRFPYLTVRDQVAAQVRLADALGIDVWAAVIGGSMGGMHALEWGVSHPERVERMAVLSAPPVTTADQVALNSVQLEAIRIDPRFQGGEYYDAGDGDGPHRGLALARRMALLNYRSPTELNQRFQRSWQSGVSPLGHGGRFAVESYLDFHGNKFTRRFDANTYLTLVEAMNSHDIGRDRGGVESALERVTARALVLGIDSDRLFPVDGQHRIARGLRRNIDGDRAVGLVSDFGHDGFLIETAPVGLHLERLLAT, from the coding sequence ATGGACTGGCAGACCTCCGAAGACACGGTGCCGAGCGCACCGGTGACGGAGGCCGACGCGCGCCTGCTTCTCGGCCGCCCGCCCGTGACCGGCGCGTGGCGCGACGGCGACCCCGCGGGCGACCGCCAGTTCGCCGCCTTCGGCGCATTCCGCACGGAGGGCGGAACGGAGCTCCCCGGCATCCGCATCGCCTTCGAGACGTGGGGTGAGCTCACACCGGCCCGCGACAATGCCGTGCTGATCCTCCACGCCCTCACCGGCGACAGCCACGTCACCGGCGAGGCCGGCCCGGGGCACCCCACCGACGGCTGGTGGGACGACATCGTCGGCCCCGGCAGGCCCGTCGACACCGACCGCTGGTTCGTGGTCGCGCCGAACATGCTGGGCGGATGCCAGGGCTCGACGGGACCTGCGAGCATCGCGCCCGACGGCTACGAGTGGGCATCCCGGTTCCCCTATCTCACCGTCCGCGACCAGGTCGCAGCCCAGGTGCGGCTCGCCGACGCGCTCGGGATCGACGTCTGGGCGGCGGTGATCGGCGGCTCCATGGGCGGCATGCACGCGCTGGAGTGGGGGGTCTCGCACCCGGAGCGGGTGGAACGGATGGCGGTGCTGTCGGCGCCGCCGGTGACGACCGCCGATCAGGTGGCCTTGAACTCGGTTCAGCTCGAGGCGATCCGGATCGATCCGCGCTTCCAGGGCGGGGAGTACTACGACGCCGGTGACGGCGACGGTCCGCACCGGGGGCTCGCGCTGGCACGACGGATGGCGCTTTTGAACTACCGCTCGCCGACGGAGTTGAATCAGCGCTTCCAGCGGTCATGGCAGTCGGGGGTCAGCCCCCTCGGCCACGGCGGACGCTTCGCTGTGGAGAGCTACCTCGACTTCCACGGCAACAAGTTCACGCGTCGCTTCGACGCCAACACCTACCTCACCCTCGTCGAGGCGATGAACTCGCATGACATCGGCCGCGACCGCGGCGGGGTCGAAAGCGCCCTGGAGCGGGTGACGGCCCGCGCCCTCGTGCTCGGGATCGACAGCGACCGCCTCTTCCCCGTCGACGGGCAGCACCGCATCGCACGCGGACTCCGCCGCAACATCGACGGCGACCGCGCCGTGGGGCTCGTCAGCGACTTCGGCCATGACGGGTTCCTCATCGAGACCGCGCCGGTCGGGCTACACCTGGAACGCCTGCTCGCCACCTAG